aggggatttgaaaggatttgaagataaatttttttgtcgtttatttgaatgaatttggaggtaaatgagagtgaatttggaaataaatttttttaatttgtcacgtcgatacaattctatactaattctcacaaattttatttccaagttcactctcatttacctccaaattcactcaaataaacgacaaaaaaatttatcttcaaatcctttcAAATCCACCCTCTCATATTCACTCAAAAGAACAATAACTCCACTTGTCTTACATACTGGTCAAGCTATCACTGTCGGAAACATCCATTGTTGTCAAACAAATATCataccaaaaacaaagaaagaaagttaTGTATgttagaaaaagaagagaaaagaaagcaGAAAAAAAGAAGCATGAAGAGAGTGCTCCTACTACTAAACTCGGTTCTTCTAGCTCTAGGCACTTCCGGTGGCCCCCTCGTAATGCGTCTCTACTTCATCCACGGCGGCAACCGAATCTGGCTCTCCAGTTTCCTCGAAACCGCCGCTTTCCCTCTCATTTTCATTCCCTTAACAATCTCTCACTTTCATCCCACTTCTCATCATTCACCCAAACCTAACCTCGTCTCCATCAAACTGCCTCTCTTTCTCGCCTCCGCCGTTATCGGAATCCTCACCGGCCTCGACGACTACCTCTACGCCTGCGGCATAGCGCGCCTTCCCGTCTCCACTTCCTCCCTTATCCAAGCCTCGCACCTCGCCTTCACCGCCATCTTCGCCTTCCTCCTCGTTAGGCACAGGTTCACGGTGTACTCAGTCAACGCCGTCGTGCTTCTCACCGTCGCGGCGGTGGTTCTGGCGCTGCGTTCCGGTGGAGACCGTCCGCCAGGCGAGTCCACGCGGCAGTACGTGATCGGTTTCGTTATGATTCTGGCGGCTGCAGCGCTGTACGGATTGGTCCTGCCGTTGATGGAGTTGGTGTACAAACGGAGCAAGCAGCGCGTTACGTACTCTCTGGTGATGGAGATTCAGCTTGTGATGTGCTTCTTTGCTACCTTGTTCTGCACCCTTGGCATGCTCATCAATAATGACTTCAAGGTTTGGATAAgctttttctctgtttttggtTGGAAAAATATCCATCACTCAActctctaatttttttaacactttaattttatgtattctTTCTATACAACATGTGATTATTAGATAAGATATACAAAAAGCTTGATTTTTTATTCCTATGTAAATTTTTTAGACTATATTgcataagaaagaaaataaaagcgTTTTACAATAATTGTGCATGCCATTAAACTAAAAAGGAATATAGTATATAAAGCTTgaagatatttattataaaaattactaatTGTCAGTGTAATTACAGTATAAATAAACATTCTCACTATTTACTCAAATATTTGTGTATTGTAactttatatttcaattaaattcttTTCATGTGtcttttaattaactaaaaGTTATTAAAACTCATGAAAGCAATTGaatttcctcttcttttttttctaataaatcaTACATTTAAATTGTGAATATTAGtgttataataacaataatgttGGTTAGTTGAGAAAATAAGTGTGGTTATTTTTTTAGGTGATTTCGCGAGAAGCAAAAGACTATGAACTTGGGGAAAGCAAGTACTATGTTGTGCTGGTGGGGAGTGCAATAATGTGGCAGTTCTTCTTCTTGGGAGCAATAGGGGTTATCTTTTGCTCCTCGTCTTTGTTTTCAGGAATTATAATTGCTGCTTTTCTTCCAGTGACCGAAGTTTTGGGTGTTATTGTatacaaagaaaattttgaGGCAGAGAAAGGGGTTGCTTTGGTGCTGTCTCTTTGGGGGTTTGTGTCATATTTCTATGGTGAAATTAAACAAGACAGGGAAAACAACAAGAATGGTTGCCCAGAAACAGAGCTACCTCAAAGTCTTTCTCCCAATGCATGATTACAACTAAAGTTGTTGTCTTCATATTTCACTGTCTTGGTTTGTGTTCAATTGTCAATATTGAAGGCTAGCTTTGGCCCCAGCAAGATCCAAACCACAGATCTCACcctttcaaaatacaaaatgttaaatgggtagaaaaaaaaaaatatatatatatatatatatatatatatatatatatatatatatatatatatatatatatatatataatgatttgaCAATCTATTTTCGATATGCATTGAATTGATAATTCGTATATAAGAATGACATTTGAAATTGAATAGGggattattaaataattacataaatatttgttgtaaatatgtaattagttcaaaagaaatatttacttaaaaatacttttagCATAGAAAATGTTTGGAATAAATTTTAGAGAAGACTAATATAAACAACCATATCTTAAATACAGTTATACAATCATATTTAgagtttctttttattaatatctGTCTTATTAAATACGTTACATTTTGTAAGTGAAACTCTAAATTAATTGGAAAATATAGATAGATTACATTTGTCCTTAATTAGATAGTAATATTATGTAAAAGTTGTCTGatctaatgaaaatatttattcaaatattatttcaatttttttttgaaacatttATTTGAGGGAATTAGATATTAATGTTCCTTCACATTCAgttctattaaatatttattttataatttcgaTTGTCAAATGatcttttattcaaaattgttaatttttagttttttcttttcttttttgagaTTTATGATGTGTTTGTGATATGAAACAAGCTTAgagtaatatttatttgatgaatttgaatgatTATGtaatgtgttatatatgttagCTTTTTAGaaggtaaaattttgaaattttgagtaGAAAATgaacatttaattaatttatatatttaattaatttcaatgaTAGAAAGAGCTAATAAACTAAAAACGAATATGTAATCAAgccaatatttatatattcaataatttttacgTAGAATGTTTTTCCCAGTTTTTATGGCGTAAAAGATTAGTCATATTACTTTCcatgttttatttatgtttaaaatattttttgaaaaaaaaaatataaaagttaaagaagCCTATGAGGATTTCACAATCCATAAAATACCTACCTTTAGCTTTGACAGAATTTggttaaaagtatatatatatatatatatatatatatatatatatatatatatatatatatatatatatatatgtgtgtgtgtgtgtgtgtgtatcctcttatttcaattttttgagTTTTATATGTTTTGAGGTTATGTTAAATAAACTCCCTTTAATTTTAAagtcattaataaaataatagttacgcaaatttaaactttaaagatATCCATCTTCCTCAAGCTTTGGTGATAATAAAacggttaaaaataaaaaaatcactaaatcgaaaaaaataattaaatttaaaaacaataatttaaaggataaaattcataaattatttcaatttaaaaaaaatcatttatataaagaataaaattgaaaaataaatatgaacataaaaaaaaatattcctaTATGAAGTTATTAGTTTTAGAAGACATTAACATTGTTAAGcttttatatcataataattatactttttattagtttttaaaagacatttacatttttatttttgtcccgtgtctctattttattaatttccaaaatcaactaaattatcatttatcatacaaaaattttattatccTCGTATTAGTTCTAGCGTTCAAGTATtagaaaaaaatcaacattaaaaatattagtgaTATTGTTGTAAATAATTCTACAATTTAAAcgttaaaaattctaaaatactgTATGTTTAATTAATATCGGAAATGTTAGATTCTAACGTTTGTTAACGTTGGAGTTTCTAGAGGTTACATGGTTGCATGACTCATGTCAACCTGTCAAAAAATGATCTTTGGATTGTCCAATAAacaaggcttaaatgcttacttcgttcTCATGTTAAGAGATagatgaatttttgtttagtatccggttttaaaattgaaaatattgagttcctatgttatgaaaaatgtatgaataaggtcataTCCGTTAAGTTAACAACAACGACGTTAAGTTTATGCTGATATGGctgtactttttctcttctctcttatgTTGTCCAActgtttctctctcttgttcaactttttctttgatgatttgttgaacttgttctttctttgtggaccttattcatatacttttcataacatagggatctaatgtcttcatttttaaaaccggctACTGaacaaaaattcacctcttagcatggagacgaagtaagcatttaagccaaTAAACAATTAGATGTCGAAAGAGGTGAATTCTTACTTCCATTAAAGTTGGAAATTCACCTTTTGGACATTATATTACCTTCGAATttcatgaaaacattaaaacattTGGCGGGTAGTTATAAAAGTTTACTACCATATGTTCtgtaaaaatttgtaaaaacatAAACCACACATATTAATTTTTCGtgctttcattttatttgaccCTGCATTTGACAAGTGCGAGAAAGCATAAATGTTAGTTTTTACTCACTTACCTCTTGTGAGAGGAGGAACTTGTGGAATTAAACTCCAACACGATTTTGAACACTATAATCACTTTTTTTGATAGCTTAAATCAAGTTCTgatttatttgataatattcTCAACCTCCATACTCACTTTTTACATAAAAACAATTTCATCTTATATCAAACTGATCAAAACATTGTTATTTCTGCCAAATCACTGTGGATACGACACTTGTTTACTACAACAACCCAGTATATTTGCTGGTATATTTCTGTTGTTACAAACTAGACTCAACAGACCTGTAGTGAAAAAATGGCACTCAATGCCAAAACATTTGCATTCTTTTACGCTCAACTGGATAAAACTACTAGTGGAGCTAAAATACTCGCAAACCTACACAATGAATTGGCGTTTAGGGTTGAATGGCCACCACTCAATGTTGTATCATATATGAAGAGATTAATTTCTATGATTTTAGGAATAAAGGAACTTGTTCAAATGGTCAAATTTGTATTCCCTTCTTAGTACCTTggtcaaaaacaatttttaatatcaaGGCATATACCAACTTGCTTAATTAATCAAATCATAAGTTCTTCAATTAACATAAACTCAACCAAGATAAACCTCAAgccaaaaatccaaaaaaaaaaaaatcaaattcaacacTCAATCATGCAAATCACAAACTTCATGATAtgtataacaaaaaaaaaatgtaattaatttccGTTACCTAAGATACAGATGAAGTTGCTCTAAGGAATCCTTCAAGCTGACAGGATGTCCTATATACATCTAGGAATGAGACGAACACGATCAGGGCACACCATTGAACCACTAATCAACAAAGTCTTATATAGATGACTAAAAAAACACATGCAAATGAAAGTGGGCATGCAACAGATAATAAATAAAGACcaagaaaaaaagttgaaacTCAAATTACACGAACGAAGAAACTGATCAATCCAAATGAAAGAGTTCGTCGCAAAGATCAATCCTATAGTCTCGGTTCTTCAATCTAACGAGCATAGAGGAAGAATCcttagagagaagtcagagaactCTATAAGAGtgatttctagagagatgatgtgttttaaaaataaagaaacttgttcataacaaaactatttttattaaaaccttttaacattaaaataatcgagtcttgctatttttaaactaatttcacTTCTAAAATGCCACTTTCTAGGTCTTTACATTCTTACCAAGAAGAAAAAAGTTTGCTCACGAAAATTCACTCATCAGGTAGAAAGGAAAGTATGTCCTCCTCATTTTCTCTTACAACCACCTGAACTTGACCGATTTACACTCCCCAACaccttaactaattaaaaaacCTTGCCTTTATGCTAAATGAAGTGTTCAACAATGTAGATTGTTTTAGCCTTACTCCCTAAACAAAACTCTCAACCTCAAACCTAAAGCTTGATTGATCCTTTTCGCCTAACCAACCAATATGTATCTGATATACTAAACTTACTTTTCACATGCCTTCAACTTCCTCTTGTAGGTTTTACCAAAATATAAAGATAACCTTAGGGCTCAATTTGAAACATGCTAGTTATCACTTCACACCATCTTATTCCTTCTTTGAAGCTATACTAAACTAACTTGATCACATATGACTGCTGATCCACTACCAAATGTTAACACTTTTGGTCACCTTTATTCACAACCACCATTATAACATGCTTTCTTTATTGACATTGGTCAGTGGGTAACAAAGTCCTCAATAACCATTTCCAAAGTAGAACTTTCACCTTATGCAACAACAAAAACCAAATATGGTTCTCCATATGCACTTCTCAACTCACTAACTTGTATCCATCTTTAGAATTGCATTCTTATCAATTGAAATCACTATCTTGATCACTACGCTATAACTTTATGATATTTCTCAGAGTAGGATTGTTCGATATGTCTTTTCCCTAACCATTTTGAGAAACTCATTATGGTGACTGCATTAATAAAATCTCCTCATAGATTCACTTTAGGATCTGGTCCTTATACTTTACCACCAACTCTTACTCTATCCCAATCAAACCAATGACTTGAATATTCTTTCTACTCAAAGAATCTATTAATACTTTCTCACTTCAAGGCTGACACCACAACTTGAAATCGTAGCTCAGTTCATCTCCTTAGTCTCATGTCCAACTTCCTCTATGCAACTCCCCACTTCAAGCTCTTGACGATCACAAAACACCTTTATCTAAACATCATAAAGATGACATGTTTTCTGCTTAAAGAACTCCCTAATGCATCAACCACCAAGTCATGAGTAAGATAGTTCTTCTCATGTACCTCCCATTAACGAAAAACATAACTTACCACCATTCCATTGCGCAACTTTGATCTAGATACATTCATACTCTTTTTTTTACTGAAAAAAGATAACCCTTTTGTGTCCACCATGACAAGGAAACGATCACCCTTGAGAAACCTCCTTCAAAACTTCTATAAACCagcaaaacctttagaactctCATTTCCAACGATATCTTTAGTGTTCCTTTTCCTCAACATTGTCTCAACTCATTATAACTATATGTCTTAATAGTTACTCCTCCTTGAGCCAAGACTTACACTTGAAAGGTTTGACATACaatcttcttctctttcaaGATCCACCAAACTTATAGTTGTTCCAATTATTACTTTGAATCTAAACGACTATTTCTCTAAAAGCTCATCCACATGCTTTTTTACTTCACACTCTTAGTAGGAACTATCTAATTAGGAACTATTGACACTGGTTCATCTTAAGACATCAATGCAAGAGTGAATCCCACACTCCTAGGTGGTAATTTTAGTACCTTTTTCGAAACACGTATAGAAACTCTTCCACAACTAAGATCTTGTGCGTCTAATCTTTACTTGCCTTTGTCAAACTAGTTTGAACCTCACGACACTTTGCCCCCACTATTTTGTTTGATCCACACTTGATGCACAACAATTTGACCTAAGGAATATCTCTTTAAGACCAAATCCACAAGAATGGAATTGGAAAACAACCAAACCACCTTTGAGATTGTGCCCCAAACTTGCAAAGAAAACCATTCATATAGAATTTGAATTTCAATGCTTTGATCCCCATGAGACATGTCACACATTCGAGCAATCTTCACTCAACCACAATTGTAGCAAAACCGCCAACTCAACTCTACCATTCTCTTGTAGGAAACCATGACAATTTACAATACTAGTAACACTAAAAGatatatatgaaacaaaaaatCATTAGTCCAAGCACAACCTTTGTAACCTGTATTTTTGAATTAGATCATCTATGGTAATCACTTCAACTCCAACTATCGTAGGCATCCTTTAAGCTACtcaattattttcttctcctttcctcATTCATCGTTCTCTAATATCACTAGCATTCCCTTTCCTTATAAATCAAACTTAAAGaggtgttttttcttttgatatttgAAATCATCCACCTCAACCTAAGATCGAACCTTCCTCTTgtgtaaaacatttttcttgAAACATACCTTTTAATCTCAACTTAAATGCTACCACCTGTTGAGAATATTCGACCATATTATTTTGATTGTTGAATTGAGCATAAAACCTCTATGATACTTCATTCTCAATAAAGATTGTGTCTCCCTCACTTTAGAAACACCACCCTGCCTGACTTCTCCTCAAGCTCTAATTCATCTTAGTCTCCTTTTCCAAATTTGTTCACTTTAGGGTTCATAAACCCTTCTTAGCTTTAACCTCAAACCTTCCAccacttttcttcttttgttcttAGACATTGTCGAGATGTAGAATCATGTTGACTTCTCAAACCTTGTGACACCAACACGCATTCATATCTCCTCTTATTTTGACATAGGATTACAAATAGATATGTTGCACTGGGTGCACAATTCACCCACTAGAGAACATTTGGGAGATTGTGCTACTTTGAAAAGGATCAAAGTTATGATTTATCGAAGAGAATTATGAAATGATATTAAGAATTTTGTCCACAAATGCGCTAAATTCCATCAATGTAAGTACGATCATTCGGGATCTCTAAGATTATTACAACCCTTACCCATTCCTAATTACATATGGGAGCATATTACTTGGATTTCATTGAAGGATTACCCAATTTAAGAGGAAACAAGTCATTTTTATGGTGGTAGATAGCTTAAGTAAATTTTCCAATTTCATGGATTTAATTCACCCGTATACAACTACAAATGTATCTTAAACATatcttgataatttttttaaactccaTAGAAATCCACGTGCCATCACTAATTCATGAAGCCATCTTTATTAGCCAATTTTGGCAGGAATTTATCTCTTTACAGGGAGTGCTGATTTCTGTTTTCCTTTAGTTAACATCCTCAAACAGAtgaccaaaataaaatcataaataggTGTTTGGAAACATACCTAAGATGCATGTGCTCAGATTCCCCCCACATGTGGTCGAAGTGGTTATCACTGGCTGAGTTGTGGTACAACACCTCCTATCATACAACCATCAAAGCTACCCTTTTAAGATAGTGTATAGACAACCAACTCCTATGCACCTCTCATACCTTCCAAGAGCATCAAAATTGAAGTTGGTGATCGAAGTTTAGGAAAAAAGGAGGACATGTTAAAGGTGaataagtttaatataaaacatgCCCAAGAAAGGATGAAACATTTGGTTGATCATAAAAGAAGTGATAGGCAGTATAAGAAAGGTGATTAGGTCGATGTGAAGTTGCATCCCTATAGGCAGATATTTATAGCCTTTTAGAGCAATGCTAAGTAGCCTAAAATTCTTTGGTCCCTTCAAAGTTATGGAGTGTATTGGAGTTGTGTCTTATAGATTAAATCTCCATGTTACGAGAAAAATTCACAATGTATTCATATATTCCAACTTAAAAAGTGTTTGGGAAGTGCAACGATATAGATAAAACTTCCTTATTAGTCAAAAGATGTATTCTCAGCAAAAGATCTAGAAGCCATAGTAAACAAGATGATAGTTTGTCAAAGAGGTTTATCGGTCAAAGAAGTGTTGGTCTGATGGAAGCATTGTTTACCGGAGTAGGAAACATAGGGGTATTATTATTTCGAAGAAACAATTCTCATCCTTTAATCCTTGAGGACAAGGATTTAGTTATGAGGGAGGGATTGCTATAATTGTTTCATGTTTCAGGGGTTTTGGATAGTTAATTAGTTTGTTATAAATGATAGATAGTCTACTTTATATTGTAATAAGCACAAGAGGTGTTGAAGGTATTACGTTCATGTATGTTGTATTTGTACATTGTCTTTCTATAAGTTAATATCTAGAATAAAAAATTGGTTGTGATCTTTGTTGTGAGCACACTATCTCTCATGATAATATTAATCTTCAATCCAATGTTCCTTCATGATTCAATTGATACTTCAACTCTTGGCTAACTCAATCTTTGAATCAATAATTTCACATGCATTATGCCACACAGAAGagatttttcaactttattGGATAAGCATCACTAGTGTAAAAATTAGAACTTATAACGACTTATAATGAGATGTGTAGTTCACCTATCATAGTAAGTTTATCGATGAAATTTTCGTAATAAAAGTAATAGTTATTATGACCAATAATAGGGGATTTGTCATAATAAGTTTATTgataacatttttgtaataaaagtaACACTTATTAAAACTGGTAAAATAAGACCTGACATaataagtgaaaaagaaaaacttaatatGACAGGTGTAATGAACCCATCATAAAAAGTTAGGCACAtaggtaaaattgaaattatgtttaaaacttGTTATGATAGGTTTAGAAAGAGTTGTCATAGTAACACTTTTCCATGACTATTAGTTCATCACTTGTCATAGTATGTCTAAATACCCAATTTGTCTATTGTTTCAGTATCCACAAATCCTCATCATAGAAGTCCTCGCTCATTGTCTCATAGTTATTGTCTCCCTACACCATTAGACGCAAGACTTCGTTGCCTCTACACGCCATAATCTCCCACAATCGTCATCACTTACAATCGTCGACATAATGATCTATGCCTTCTCCATTGTCCATGCCTCTCTCCTAAATTGAACCTTAGTTTTCAACCAGTGGAGCTCACCCAATCATCTGCAACGAGATCAGTAGGGGGGCTCAGCACAACCCAAATCACTTTCCAAATCAAAAACCCTAAAGGattgaacttcctcttccaattAGATCTCTTTCGAAGGGCTTCACCTTTTTCTCCCTCAAGCAAAGCATGTCACGATTGAGCTAGTCGTTGTTGGAACCTCTATCGCACCTCTAACAACCAGACATTGCCACTACTCTTGGAGCCACCGTCCGCCTTGTTATCCTTGTCAGTGGTATCGATAGCGTTGTTGGCACGAATGAGGAGTGCATCACTTCTACTCTTCTCCCCAACTCCCCTTTCTTCCATGGTTCCTCCGCTGTTGCTCATCACACTGTCGGCCAAAAGCACTGGTGGCGACATTTGCGGGCCAACTTCAAAAGTTTTATTGACTTTTGTGATGGCTCACCCCTTTTGTTCACCCTTTTGTGCATGACAAAACACATTTACCCAATGCCATCGACATAACTCAGGTTCCATTTCAAACTCTGAATCGTTGGCGACATCACGATTGAAACATTACCTAAAACACCTTAGTTTCACTATGCTTCCTTGCATTatgattttctattttttcttcctcttctttgttTGCAAGGATTTGAGTTTTTTCTAGTTTTAGTATGTTGTGAATGGGTATTGGGTATTGTGAAGATGGGT
This window of the Vigna angularis cultivar LongXiaoDou No.4 chromosome 7, ASM1680809v1, whole genome shotgun sequence genome carries:
- the LOC108337749 gene encoding purine permease 1 — encoded protein: MLEKEEKRKQKKRSMKRVLLLLNSVLLALGTSGGPLVMRLYFIHGGNRIWLSSFLETAAFPLIFIPLTISHFHPTSHHSPKPNLVSIKLPLFLASAVIGILTGLDDYLYACGIARLPVSTSSLIQASHLAFTAIFAFLLVRHRFTVYSVNAVVLLTVAAVVLALRSGGDRPPGESTRQYVIGFVMILAAAALYGLVLPLMELVYKRSKQRVTYSLVMEIQLVMCFFATLFCTLGMLINNDFKVISREAKDYELGESKYYVVLVGSAIMWQFFFLGAIGVIFCSSSLFSGIIIAAFLPVTEVLGVIVYKENFEAEKGVALVLSLWGFVSYFYGEIKQDRENNKNGCPETELPQSLSPNA